A single genomic interval of Haloterrigena salifodinae harbors:
- a CDS encoding thioredoxin family protein codes for MTVTLKDFYADWCGPCKTQDPILEDLEEDWEGRFEVEKINVDEQQDVANEYQVRSLPTLIIENDDGIVERFVGVTQRDDIEDALESAGA; via the coding sequence ATGACTGTCACACTCAAGGACTTCTACGCTGACTGGTGTGGCCCCTGTAAGACCCAGGATCCAATCCTCGAGGACCTCGAGGAGGACTGGGAGGGCCGATTTGAGGTCGAGAAGATCAACGTCGACGAACAGCAGGACGTCGCCAACGAGTACCAGGTTCGCTCGCTGCCGACCCTGATCATCGAGAACGACGACGGCATCGTCGAGCGCTTCGTCGGCGTCACCCAGCGCGACGACATCGAAGACGCCCTCGAATCGGCCGGCGCGTAA
- a CDS encoding preprotein translocase subunit Sec61beta, with amino-acid sequence MDKGQNSGGLMSSAGLVRYFDSEDSNAIKIDPKTVIATGVMIGVLVQLLTFVA; translated from the coding sequence ATGGATAAAGGACAGAACAGCGGTGGGCTGATGTCCAGTGCCGGACTCGTCCGGTACTTCGACTCCGAGGACTCGAACGCGATCAAGATCGACCCCAAGACGGTCATCGCGACCGGCGTGATGATCGGGGTACTGGTACAGCTGCTGACCTTCGTCGCGTAG
- a CDS encoding VOC family protein: protein MSDSRDRLPAATRLGRSVLTVSDESAMVAFYRDVIGLSVLSRDGSTTVLGAGDAPLLELRHAPDARPRPTDAAGLFHNAFLVPSREALGAGLARIRDRWSLTGASDHGVSEALYLDDPEGNGVELYWDRPRSEWPRDGEGGIQIGSWPLDLESVAAAADDGASDTVPGGTTLGHVHLEVSSLETAREFYVDALGFDVKTASPKALFVAAGSYHHHLGCNTWNDRSSPTPADARGLSRLDLVVPSSEDLDLIRERLEDAGAAIDERAGGLECSDPDGIRIRFRAA, encoded by the coding sequence ATGAGCGACTCTCGGGATCGATTACCGGCGGCGACTCGCTTGGGACGGAGCGTACTGACGGTCAGCGACGAATCGGCCATGGTAGCTTTCTACCGGGACGTGATCGGCCTCTCGGTGCTCTCACGAGACGGATCGACGACGGTGCTCGGCGCCGGCGACGCGCCGCTGCTCGAACTCCGGCACGCGCCGGACGCCCGACCGCGGCCGACCGATGCCGCGGGACTCTTTCACAACGCCTTCCTGGTCCCCAGCCGCGAGGCACTGGGGGCCGGACTGGCCCGAATCCGCGACCGCTGGTCGCTCACCGGCGCGTCCGACCACGGCGTCAGCGAGGCGCTCTACCTCGACGATCCCGAGGGCAACGGCGTCGAACTCTACTGGGATCGGCCGCGTTCGGAGTGGCCCCGCGACGGCGAGGGGGGCATCCAGATCGGCTCGTGGCCCCTCGATCTCGAGTCGGTCGCGGCCGCCGCCGACGACGGGGCCAGCGACACCGTCCCGGGCGGAACGACCCTGGGCCACGTCCACCTCGAGGTGTCGTCGCTCGAGACCGCCCGAGAGTTCTACGTCGACGCGCTCGGCTTCGACGTGAAGACGGCCTCCCCGAAAGCGCTGTTCGTCGCCGCCGGCAGCTACCACCACCACCTCGGCTGCAACACCTGGAACGACCGCTCGAGTCCCACGCCGGCCGACGCCCGCGGCCTCTCGCGGCTCGACCTCGTCGTCCCCTCGAGCGAAGACTTGGATCTGATTCGGGAGCGACTCGAGGACGCGGGCGCGGCCATCGATGAGCGCGCTGGCGGCCTCGAGTGCAGCGATCCCGACGGGATTCGAATCCGGTTTCGAGCAGCGTAG
- the pdxT gene encoding pyridoxal 5'-phosphate synthase glutaminase subunit PdxT has product MSLTAGVVAVQGDVAEHAAAIERAAAARDREVTVREIRESGLVPDCDLLAMPGGESTTISRLVHSEGIAPEIRAHVEAGKPLLATCAGLIVASSDPNDDRVEELGLLDVGVERNAFGRQKDSFEAPLAVDGLADDDPYPAVFIRAPAIDDVSGGDAQVLASWDDRPVAVKQGPVVGTAFHPELTPDSRIHGLAFFENEAATVPVLEDAQ; this is encoded by the coding sequence ATGTCACTGACCGCCGGCGTCGTCGCCGTCCAGGGCGACGTCGCAGAACACGCCGCCGCCATCGAACGCGCCGCCGCGGCCCGCGACCGCGAGGTTACCGTCCGCGAGATCCGCGAGTCGGGGCTCGTCCCCGACTGCGACCTGCTGGCGATGCCCGGCGGCGAGTCGACGACCATCTCCCGGCTCGTCCACAGCGAGGGGATCGCCCCCGAAATTCGGGCCCACGTCGAGGCCGGCAAGCCCCTGCTGGCGACCTGCGCCGGCCTGATCGTCGCCTCGAGCGACCCGAACGACGACCGCGTCGAGGAACTCGGACTGCTCGACGTCGGCGTCGAGCGCAACGCCTTCGGCCGGCAGAAAGACAGCTTCGAGGCGCCGCTGGCGGTCGACGGACTGGCCGACGACGACCCCTATCCGGCGGTGTTCATCCGCGCGCCGGCTATCGACGACGTCTCCGGCGGAGACGCGCAGGTGCTCGCCTCGTGGGACGACCGACCAGTCGCCGTAAAACAGGGGCCGGTCGTCGGCACCGCGTTCCACCCCGAACTCACCCCCGATAGCCGCATCCACGGGCTCGCCTTCTTCGAGAACGAGGCGGCGACCGTTCCGGTCCTCGAGGACGCACAGTAG
- a CDS encoding class I SAM-dependent methyltransferase yields MDSNDVRRQWAERSGEYSPEYYAYYGPNETSDAILRTLERFVDPAAPVLELGCSSGRHLSHLYEHGFDSPVGIELNADAFDVMEDHYPDLAADGEFYLDAIEDVVREFDDDQFGAVYSVETLQHLHPDAEWVFEELARITDDLLITVENESELEERETERDEAGHAGSTDPEVSYVNDDFPLYYRDWSAIFTDLGFDEVDVQTGKRDTIRTFRAPDASDR; encoded by the coding sequence GTGGATTCTAACGATGTTCGGCGTCAGTGGGCGGAGCGGTCCGGCGAGTACTCACCGGAATACTACGCCTACTACGGCCCGAACGAGACGAGCGACGCTATTCTCCGGACGCTCGAGCGATTCGTCGATCCGGCCGCGCCGGTTCTGGAACTCGGCTGCAGTTCGGGCCGCCATCTTTCGCACCTCTACGAACACGGGTTCGACTCCCCGGTGGGGATCGAACTCAACGCGGACGCGTTCGACGTCATGGAGGACCACTACCCCGACCTCGCCGCTGACGGCGAGTTCTATCTCGACGCGATCGAAGACGTCGTCCGCGAGTTCGACGACGACCAGTTCGGCGCAGTCTACTCGGTCGAGACGCTCCAGCACCTCCACCCCGACGCTGAGTGGGTTTTCGAGGAGCTGGCCCGGATCACGGACGACCTCCTCATCACCGTGGAAAACGAGAGCGAACTCGAGGAGCGTGAGACCGAGCGAGACGAAGCCGGACACGCCGGATCGACCGATCCCGAAGTGAGCTACGTCAACGACGACTTCCCGCTCTACTACCGCGACTGGAGCGCGATCTTCACCGACCTGGGGTTCGACGAAGTCGATGTCCAGACGGGTAAGCGAGACACCATCCGAACGTTCCGAGCGCCAGACGCCTCCGATCGCTGA
- a CDS encoding cold-shock protein, producing MANGKVDFFNDTGGYGFIETDDSDDDVFFHMEDVGGEDLTEGTEIEFDIEQAPKGPRATNVVRN from the coding sequence ATGGCAAACGGTAAGGTTGACTTCTTCAACGACACAGGCGGCTACGGTTTCATCGAGACTGACGACTCCGACGACGACGTGTTCTTCCACATGGAAGACGTTGGCGGCGAGGACCTCACGGAAGGAACCGAGATCGAATTCGACATCGAACAGGCTCCCAAGGGCCCCCGCGCGACGAACGTCGTCCGCAACTAA
- a CDS encoding bifunctional nuclease family protein, giving the protein MQASIDAVRVAGTPEGPVPVVVLTVDGEDDVVPIFIGFNEATSIARGLEADDIGRPLTHDLLLDVMEELGSRIDRVVINEIEQREDGQGGTYIADLHVQTPRGETVIDARPSDSLALAARTNTSIEVTEDVFADGRDESEKFEQLEDIRNVSGDM; this is encoded by the coding sequence ATGCAGGCTTCTATCGACGCGGTTCGCGTCGCGGGAACCCCCGAGGGACCGGTTCCGGTAGTGGTCCTCACCGTCGACGGCGAGGACGACGTGGTTCCGATCTTCATCGGCTTCAACGAGGCGACGAGCATCGCCCGCGGCCTCGAGGCCGACGATATCGGTCGCCCGCTGACCCACGACCTCCTCCTGGACGTGATGGAGGAACTGGGGAGCCGAATCGATCGCGTGGTCATCAACGAGATCGAACAACGCGAGGACGGCCAGGGCGGGACCTACATCGCCGACCTCCACGTCCAGACCCCTCGCGGTGAGACCGTCATCGACGCCCGCCCCAGCGACTCGCTGGCGCTTGCGGCCCGAACGAACACATCCATCGAGGTCACCGAGGACGTCTTCGCCGACGGCCGCGACGAGAGCGAAAAGTTCGAGCAACTCGAGGATATTCGCAACGTATCGGGTGACATGTAG
- the hisE gene encoding phosphoribosyl-ATP diphosphatase: MDDTLEELFAVIEDRKETLPEDSYTASLFTHEKGENAVLEKLGEESTELVLAAKDDDREEIAYEAADIVYHLLVLLSMKEMSLEDLEAELEARR; this comes from the coding sequence ATGGACGACACGCTCGAGGAGTTGTTCGCCGTGATCGAGGACCGTAAGGAAACGCTGCCCGAGGACTCCTACACCGCCTCGCTGTTTACCCACGAGAAAGGCGAGAACGCGGTGCTGGAGAAACTCGGCGAGGAGTCGACCGAACTCGTGCTCGCGGCGAAAGACGACGACCGCGAAGAGATCGCCTACGAGGCCGCCGACATCGTCTACCACCTGCTCGTCTTGCTCTCGATGAAGGAGATGAGCCTCGAGGACCTCGAGGCCGAACTCGAGGCGCGACGGTAA
- a CDS encoding DUF4129 domain-containing protein, with protein sequence MPDPSDDPTDDGPDYRQLSVVALAALAIVLAAFLAPAGSGIMSPDANVNPDADPNVDPNANPNVDPGSAPAEPQGDGPDSIPNLDINWDGLLEWTEFDWLGNGDPKPNGEIDRGPGPGDGGPSSPACAIWLDREPTPGSEVTARIQYEGEPVAGADVWYDDDYVGKTDEQGRVTGTVPYVENLNIRIESDEYPGCSGTAETASATASATTLLGAGVGTSPSLVPTGLTANAPTLASAQEVDEVDNGSVEYEVDGEVEIAVRGPPDPGESVTVEASIEGVPMANASVTIDGEEVAETNADGLAVIDVPDDGTESFELGVARGDFGGTTTVEVRLLEVSLSPEGLAPIPGSPGVLEATVDDEPVADAEVRVGDEVIGTTDDDGRLDLAFPVDPTTVITVSTADRTETVSLAGQYGSVAVVLGVAVVGLTAVAARTHGRRGAAGVLGATGATLVVLTVEAFYGRAAGALSLLTLGALALGVTYVRSDRTILDARPSPGDAAGGVLEWIVNRLLALVARLERVVDWVRARLAAARAWAASLPRSGRALAAAFGGWLAALPSRGLAIGRRWLEMLRRIPSAAVIGVLAAGPAVAAGYVVDGPRGAAVVAAALGVAALLYRGRDEDDPEEREDDDENERVERTAAAPDTAPETDDRLTFRELWRAFARRVAPRRWRHYTPGEVQRAARQQGYPDRPVDELTTLFREVEYGRRPLSSGVRDRADTAYAALLETEDDDGDDADTEGGVADGGGMDETDDAGNSDGSMASNTPDRDPGGERP encoded by the coding sequence GTGCCAGATCCCTCCGACGATCCGACGGACGACGGCCCCGACTATCGACAGCTCTCGGTCGTCGCGCTCGCGGCGCTGGCGATCGTGCTCGCGGCGTTTCTCGCCCCGGCCGGCAGCGGGATCATGAGTCCCGACGCTAACGTCAATCCCGACGCCGATCCGAACGTCGACCCGAACGCGAACCCGAACGTCGATCCGGGATCGGCCCCGGCCGAGCCGCAGGGCGACGGTCCCGACAGCATCCCGAATCTCGATATCAACTGGGACGGACTGCTCGAGTGGACCGAGTTCGACTGGCTCGGGAATGGCGACCCCAAGCCCAACGGCGAAATCGATCGCGGGCCCGGGCCGGGCGACGGCGGCCCCTCGAGTCCGGCGTGTGCGATCTGGCTGGACCGCGAACCGACGCCCGGCAGCGAGGTGACGGCGCGGATCCAGTACGAGGGCGAGCCCGTCGCCGGCGCCGACGTCTGGTACGACGACGATTACGTCGGGAAAACAGACGAGCAGGGGCGCGTGACGGGAACGGTCCCCTACGTCGAGAACCTGAACATCCGCATCGAGTCGGACGAGTATCCGGGGTGTTCGGGAACTGCGGAGACGGCGAGCGCGACGGCGTCCGCGACCACGCTACTCGGTGCCGGCGTGGGGACGAGCCCGAGCCTGGTGCCGACCGGCTTGACGGCGAACGCGCCAACGCTCGCGAGCGCCCAGGAAGTCGACGAGGTCGACAACGGCAGCGTCGAGTACGAGGTCGACGGGGAGGTCGAAATCGCCGTTCGCGGGCCGCCTGACCCGGGTGAGTCTGTGACGGTCGAGGCGTCCATCGAGGGCGTCCCGATGGCCAACGCGAGCGTGACGATCGACGGCGAGGAGGTCGCTGAGACGAACGCGGACGGACTCGCGGTTATCGACGTCCCCGACGACGGCACCGAATCGTTCGAACTCGGCGTCGCCCGCGGCGATTTCGGCGGAACGACGACCGTCGAGGTCCGACTGCTCGAGGTGTCGCTCTCCCCCGAGGGATTGGCACCGATCCCCGGAAGCCCCGGCGTCCTCGAGGCAACTGTCGACGACGAGCCAGTCGCGGACGCCGAGGTGCGGGTCGGCGACGAGGTGATCGGTACGACGGACGACGACGGACGCCTCGACCTCGCGTTCCCCGTCGATCCGACGACGGTGATCACGGTCAGCACGGCCGATCGGACCGAGACCGTGAGTCTCGCCGGCCAGTACGGCAGCGTCGCGGTCGTTCTCGGCGTCGCCGTCGTCGGACTGACCGCCGTCGCCGCCCGGACCCACGGCAGGCGCGGCGCGGCCGGCGTCCTCGGCGCGACGGGGGCGACGCTGGTCGTCCTCACCGTCGAGGCGTTCTACGGGCGGGCCGCCGGTGCCCTCTCCCTTTTGACTCTCGGAGCGCTGGCGCTCGGCGTCACCTACGTCCGGAGCGACCGCACCATTCTCGACGCGCGGCCGTCACCCGGCGACGCCGCGGGCGGCGTCCTCGAGTGGATCGTCAACCGACTTCTCGCGCTGGTCGCCCGCCTCGAGCGCGTCGTCGACTGGGTCCGCGCGCGGCTTGCGGCCGCTCGAGCGTGGGCCGCGTCGCTGCCCCGGTCTGGCAGGGCGCTGGCCGCGGCGTTCGGCGGCTGGCTGGCCGCGCTCCCGTCGCGAGGACTCGCGATCGGCCGTCGCTGGCTCGAGATGCTTCGACGGATTCCGTCGGCGGCTGTTATCGGCGTCCTCGCCGCCGGTCCCGCCGTCGCCGCCGGCTACGTCGTCGACGGACCGCGGGGAGCCGCCGTCGTCGCGGCCGCGCTCGGAGTCGCGGCGCTGCTCTACCGAGGGCGCGACGAAGACGATCCCGAGGAGCGCGAGGACGACGACGAGAACGAACGCGTCGAACGGACGGCCGCCGCGCCCGACACCGCGCCGGAGACCGACGATCGCCTCACCTTCCGCGAGCTGTGGCGGGCCTTCGCCCGACGGGTCGCCCCCCGTCGATGGCGCCACTACACGCCCGGCGAGGTCCAACGCGCCGCCCGACAGCAGGGGTACCCCGACCGGCCGGTCGACGAACTGACGACGCTGTTTCGGGAGGTCGAGTACGGCCGCCGCCCGCTCTCGAGCGGCGTCCGGGATCGAGCCGATACGGCCTACGCGGCGCTCCTCGAGACGGAGGACGACGATGGTGACGACGCGGACACCGAGGGCGGTGTAGCCGACGGAGGCGGAATGGACGAGACGGACGACGCAGGCAATTCAGACGGGTCAATGGCCAGTAACACGCCCGATCGCGATCCAGGAGGTGAACGGCCGTGA
- a CDS encoding phage holin family protein: protein MTRREWLLVVLGIAFVVAGLLFGLEAQPAWAWTASVAFGVFVLALVAVAVGGAKIRGALDTTADAPPVSWAPGDSFAAPTPERSDPTPELSSDEVASVIERAGERARHRETVEDGLEVVRPPLREALGEALVAGGQSREAVKATLADGSWTDDRLAASVLEPSINPSDRPFRERIRAWLFPERVARERSRRATGAVAEAADEALPSVPGQSAPRTKPVLQPRLEELRRGADGRLQRAVDPTATVRGPRPPRPRLASDDADSSTESGAGPPEVDGPDGKREVADR, encoded by the coding sequence GTGACGCGCCGCGAGTGGCTGCTCGTGGTCCTCGGAATCGCGTTCGTCGTGGCCGGCCTCCTGTTCGGCCTCGAGGCGCAGCCGGCGTGGGCGTGGACGGCGAGCGTCGCGTTCGGCGTCTTCGTGCTCGCGCTCGTCGCGGTTGCGGTCGGCGGCGCGAAGATTCGCGGCGCGCTCGATACGACCGCCGACGCGCCGCCCGTCTCGTGGGCGCCCGGCGACTCGTTCGCCGCGCCGACCCCCGAGCGGAGCGATCCAACGCCCGAACTCTCGAGCGACGAGGTCGCGTCGGTAATCGAGCGAGCCGGCGAGCGAGCGCGCCACCGCGAGACCGTCGAAGACGGCCTCGAGGTGGTTCGCCCGCCGCTCCGGGAGGCGTTGGGCGAGGCCCTCGTTGCGGGCGGGCAGTCGCGGGAGGCAGTGAAAGCGACGCTCGCTGACGGCTCGTGGACCGACGACCGACTGGCCGCGAGCGTCCTCGAGCCGTCGATCAACCCCTCTGATCGGCCGTTCCGCGAACGAATCCGGGCGTGGCTCTTCCCCGAACGGGTCGCCCGCGAGCGAAGTCGGCGGGCGACGGGCGCCGTCGCCGAGGCCGCCGATGAGGCGCTCCCGTCGGTCCCCGGCCAGTCGGCCCCCCGGACGAAGCCCGTTCTGCAGCCGCGACTCGAGGAACTCCGGCGCGGTGCCGACGGCCGACTCCAGCGAGCCGTCGATCCGACGGCGACCGTCCGCGGGCCGCGACCGCCGCGGCCGCGGCTCGCGTCCGACGATGCCGACAGTAGTACCGAGAGCGGCGCGGGCCCCCCCGAAGTAGACGGGCCAGACGGGAAACGCGAGGTGGCGGACCGATGA
- a CDS encoding DUF58 domain-containing protein, translating to MSRRLRWRGAIAATVVLVLAGLLDASPVLLLAAIVPLVYVAYGSLSTVSVPEGLAAVREVSPTPAAPGRPVTVTLTVRNESDRAVTDCRLVDGVPEDLAVLEGSPRAGVTLEPGEERRIEYLAVARRGEYEFDAPECRVRGPGASAVATTRLSTAGAERLVCRLDADAPPIEEVGRGRIGQLATDRPGEGLSFHSVREHRPDDPADRIDWRHYAKRGTLATIDYERQVAATVVLVVDARPSNVVVSGPGRPTAVEFAAYAATQTLTNLLGHGHDVGVAVIGRDGDGPAGLHWIEPASGREQRTRALEVIRSATADESSSGRFSRPSSERQDRGQLPRQVRKVLELAPAGAQVALFSPVLDDRSVTAVERWRGGGLPVVVLSPDVVPANTVSGQYEQLRRRTRLARCQALGARTFDWRRGTPLPVLIEHAFTADARLSSARLSGGSGGGSGRNGGEAGSADGFGGETGSGTDGVDSTASATLESESETAEYTWRSPADDSAGAERDGAVSTDGDDASPRQGGDR from the coding sequence ATGAGCAGACGGCTGCGCTGGCGCGGCGCGATCGCGGCCACGGTGGTGCTCGTCCTCGCCGGCCTGCTCGACGCCAGCCCCGTCCTGTTGCTCGCCGCGATCGTCCCGCTCGTCTACGTGGCCTACGGCTCGCTGTCGACCGTTTCGGTGCCTGAGGGACTCGCGGCGGTCCGCGAAGTCTCGCCGACGCCGGCGGCGCCCGGCCGTCCTGTCACCGTGACGCTGACGGTGCGAAACGAGTCGGATCGGGCGGTCACCGACTGTCGACTCGTCGACGGCGTCCCCGAAGACCTCGCCGTCCTCGAGGGATCGCCGCGGGCCGGCGTGACCCTCGAGCCCGGCGAAGAACGCCGAATCGAGTACTTGGCCGTCGCCCGACGCGGCGAGTACGAGTTCGACGCGCCGGAGTGTCGCGTTCGCGGGCCCGGCGCGAGCGCGGTCGCGACGACGCGGCTGTCGACCGCGGGCGCGGAACGGCTGGTGTGTCGGCTCGACGCCGACGCGCCGCCGATCGAGGAGGTCGGACGCGGCCGGATCGGGCAGCTGGCGACCGACCGACCCGGCGAGGGTCTCTCCTTCCACTCCGTTCGCGAGCACCGGCCGGACGATCCGGCCGACCGGATCGACTGGCGCCACTACGCGAAGCGCGGGACGCTCGCGACGATCGACTACGAGCGCCAAGTCGCGGCGACCGTCGTGCTGGTCGTCGACGCTCGCCCGTCCAACGTGGTCGTCTCGGGGCCCGGCCGACCGACCGCCGTCGAGTTCGCAGCCTACGCGGCGACCCAGACGCTGACCAACCTGCTCGGCCACGGCCACGATGTCGGCGTCGCCGTCATCGGTCGTGACGGCGACGGGCCCGCGGGCCTCCACTGGATCGAACCCGCGAGCGGCCGCGAGCAGCGCACGCGCGCACTCGAGGTCATCCGTTCGGCGACGGCGGACGAGTCCTCGAGCGGCCGGTTCTCGCGACCGTCCTCGGAGAGGCAGGACCGTGGACAACTGCCCCGACAGGTCCGCAAGGTACTCGAGCTCGCGCCGGCGGGAGCGCAGGTGGCGCTGTTCTCGCCGGTGCTCGACGATCGGTCGGTCACGGCGGTCGAGCGCTGGCGCGGGGGCGGCCTCCCCGTCGTCGTGCTCTCGCCCGACGTCGTCCCGGCGAACACCGTTAGCGGCCAGTACGAACAGCTCCGGCGGCGGACCCGATTGGCTCGCTGCCAGGCGCTTGGCGCCCGGACCTTCGACTGGCGCCGCGGGACGCCGCTGCCCGTCCTCATCGAACACGCCTTCACGGCCGACGCGCGGCTCTCGAGCGCCCGGCTCTCGGGCGGATCCGGCGGTGGTAGTGGTCGGAACGGCGGCGAAGCCGGCAGCGCGGACGGATTCGGTGGCGAAACCGGATCCGGGACCGATGGCGTCGATTCGACGGCGTCGGCGACGCTCGAGTCGGAGTCGGAGACGGCCGAGTACACGTGGCGGTCGCCGGCCGACGACTCCGCGGGAGCCGAGCGCGACGGAGCGGTCTCGACCGACGGCGACGACGCCTCGCCGCGACAGGGAGGTGATCGGTAG
- a CDS encoding AAA family ATPase: MDESNVTPAGAEATVRDVVGRIEEAAVVDHGVLYAVLSAVFARGHVLLEDVPGTGKSVIARTIAESMGLEFTRIQFTPDLLPSDVSGSTVYDEHNGEFEFSEGPVFANVVLADEINRAPPKTQAALLEAMEERQVSVDGTTYDLPEPFVVIATQNPIEQEGTFRLPEAQRDRFSVKTSLGYPDADGEMGLLERRANRRTLSPSVEPVTDPDAVLSIQELTEDVTVDEKLRRYIIDLARATRRDGHAEIGVSPRGVQRVFEAARAAAVIDGRSYVTPDDVKRLAEPTMAHRIVLTTEASVEGVAGGDIVRRALRSVDVPAVSPDASEPDGDDPGSEPLADSDVADSSADPEDGASPADPSSDDSSDDPDATWTESDQSRDSDDVIDERSPTDEATRADDDSPWP, encoded by the coding sequence ATGGACGAATCGAACGTGACGCCCGCCGGCGCCGAAGCCACCGTCCGCGACGTCGTCGGGCGCATCGAGGAAGCCGCCGTGGTCGACCACGGCGTGCTCTACGCCGTGCTCTCGGCCGTGTTCGCCCGCGGCCACGTCCTGCTCGAGGACGTGCCGGGAACGGGTAAATCGGTCATCGCGCGGACGATCGCCGAGTCGATGGGTCTGGAGTTTACGCGCATCCAGTTCACCCCCGACCTGCTGCCCTCCGACGTGAGCGGGTCGACGGTCTACGACGAACACAACGGCGAGTTCGAGTTCTCGGAGGGGCCGGTGTTCGCCAACGTCGTGCTGGCCGACGAGATCAACCGCGCGCCGCCGAAGACCCAGGCCGCGCTGCTCGAGGCCATGGAGGAGCGCCAGGTCAGCGTCGACGGGACGACCTACGACCTGCCCGAGCCCTTCGTCGTGATCGCGACCCAGAACCCGATCGAACAGGAGGGAACATTCCGCCTGCCGGAGGCCCAGCGCGACCGCTTCAGCGTCAAGACCTCGCTTGGCTACCCCGACGCCGACGGGGAGATGGGACTGCTCGAACGGCGGGCGAACCGCCGGACGCTGTCGCCGAGCGTCGAGCCGGTTACCGATCCAGACGCGGTGCTATCGATCCAGGAACTGACCGAAGATGTGACCGTCGACGAGAAGCTCCGGCGCTACATCATCGACCTCGCGCGGGCGACCCGGCGGGACGGCCATGCCGAGATCGGCGTCTCGCCGCGGGGCGTCCAGCGAGTCTTTGAGGCGGCCCGCGCAGCGGCGGTCATCGACGGCCGATCCTACGTCACGCCTGACGACGTGAAGCGCCTCGCCGAGCCGACGATGGCCCACCGGATCGTACTCACGACCGAAGCCAGCGTCGAGGGCGTCGCGGGCGGCGATATCGTGCGGCGCGCCCTGCGGTCGGTCGACGTGCCGGCGGTGTCGCCGGACGCGAGCGAGCCCGACGGCGACGACCCCGGTAGCGAACCGCTCGCAGACAGCGACGTAGCGGACTCGTCGGCAGACCCAGAGGACGGCGCGTCCCCTGCCGACCCGTCGTCCGATGACTCGAGCGACGACCCGGACGCTACCTGGACCGAATCGGACCAGAGCCGCGATTCCGACGACGTGATCGACGAACGCTCGCCAACCGATGAGGCCACTCGAGCGGACGACGATTCACCGTGGCCGTAA
- a CDS encoding four-helix bundle copper-binding protein, with translation MALQQIDHADDHMQECIDNCLEAAQVCEWCADACADEDGMARCIRLCRDVADIASLHARFMARNSGYHEELGEICADLCEECAEECEQHDHDHCQACAEILPECAESCREMASA, from the coding sequence ATGGCGCTCCAACAGATCGATCACGCGGACGACCACATGCAGGAGTGTATCGACAACTGTCTCGAGGCCGCCCAGGTCTGCGAGTGGTGTGCCGATGCCTGTGCAGACGAGGACGGGATGGCCCGCTGTATCCGGCTCTGTCGGGACGTGGCAGACATCGCGTCGCTGCACGCGCGCTTTATGGCCCGCAACTCGGGCTACCACGAGGAACTGGGCGAGATCTGCGCCGACCTCTGTGAGGAGTGCGCCGAAGAGTGCGAACAGCACGATCACGACCACTGTCAGGCCTGCGCGGAGATCCTGCCGGAGTGTGCCGAAAGCTGTCGGGAGATGGCGTCGGCCTGA